GCACAGACTTATGACACAGCAAAATTAAATAGCCTAACGAAAGAAGATTATTTTGCAGGACTTGGCAGAAAACAAGGTTGCCTTGCATACGACCTTGAATGGGGAACAAAACCACTTGGAAGTATAAAAGGTGGTTCAAAATATAAGTATGGTTATGAAACTGATTTTTCAAAAATAAAATCTTTACTTCAAAAAGTCATTTCAGTTGACGCCTCTAACGCATACAAGCCTGACGGAAAACTTTCCAACGATTTAGAAAATATTATAAGTCTATCAAAAGAAATCAATGGTTTCAAAACAGGCAGGACGGTTATACCAAAACTATTGAGCATTTACTTTCCTAACATTTTCCTTCCAATTTTTAACGACCAAGACCGTTTCTTAAACTTCCTTTTGGTTAGTGGGTTAGACACAGAAAACACAGGGCTTGCTTTATACTTTGAATACAATTTTAAACTTCTAAAAATTAAAAGCAGAGTTGAAGAAATTGCCAGCAGAACTTTAGGGAACTTTGAATTTGCAAGATTGCTGTATTATACATTTCCAAAAGAACAAGATGAAGAAATCGAAGGACAGCCAACAATTTTACCTGTAGTTCAAGAAGAACAAAAATTTGAAGCATTAGAAGTACAGCATTATCAAACTTTGCTTCACAGAAATATGCCAAGACTTTTTCCTAAGCTCAAATATTTTGACGAAGAACAGCAAATGCAAAAGAATGGACAGTACGACACACAAGTTGTTGGAATTATGGATATGCTGACCATTGACGAAAAAGGAGACTTTGTAATTATTGAAATAAAACGAAAAGCAAAAGATTTAAGCATAGGACAAATTTTACGTTATATGGGTTGGACAAAAGAAGAACTACGTAAAAACGGGCAATCAGTTCGTGGGCTAATCGTTGCGGAAAGTAAAGACGTAAATTTAGAGTTCGCTTTAAAAGTTGTTCCAGACGTAAAGTTTCTTAAGCTTGGACTAAGCATCACACTTGTAGAACAATAGAGTATGCCGCTAACATTGGGTTTTATGCAAGTTGGGCAGGACATTGTAACATCAGCTATTTGCAAATCTCAGCTTCAGTCCCAGCAGACGAATATCTATCAGCTTTTGTAGTTAACTTCATCAACATATTTTAAATCAGCAGCGGCTCCGGGCAGACGGAATACTAATTCCCAACCTGCATAAAGCCCTGCTCGTTAGCGGTAATTTTATCGAAGTCTATAATACTTTAAATAGATAAATAACATTCACTCAAATAACAGCATGGAATATACTGGATATATAACTTTGAATTCAAATTATTTGTTAGGGGATGTTGACCTAAAAAAGCTTTCTATACTATTTGATAATCTATATTTTGATGAAGCTGAGTTTACTCAATGCTCACAAACCCTTGTCGGTGATACTCCTATGTCAAAAAAGGTCAAAAGCATTTATGGAGACAATATAGAAGAAGTTATTAAGGGTAATATTGCGGACGTAAATTTCTTAACCGAGACAAAATTACTCCGTCCAGTTAACCCAGTTCAAATTGAAGAGAGTTATATCTCCAAAAACCCAAATTCAACTTATTCTAAATTTTTAAGACAATATGCTGAACAGACTCATTCTTATTTTTTTCAAGGAGGGTCAATTATATCTTCTATTTTGTCGTTATCAAGTTTCTTGCAGAAGAATTTGTACAACCCAGATTATGAAAATAATAGAGCATTAATGCTTTGCGATTTACTTCAGAAAACAGAAGATAGAATTGTATCTCCAATTTTTAATCCAACCAATTTGAACATCAGTGAAGATGCGGCTTACACTTCGGATAAAAATCTTCTTAATGTTGTTATTTCTAAATTCCCAATACTTAATCAAACTAATTTAAGTTGGGAAAGAATAATAGATTTTAAAAATGATCCCGAAACCAAAACGAACCAATTACGTCTTAGAAATTGGATGCTAGATATTTCCAAGACAGAATTAAGTGTCTTTGAAATAGAGCAAAAACTAGAGTATTTGTTGAATGAATATGAAGTTCATTTGAAAAGACACGAATTTGAGTTTAAGTACAGCATTCTAAAAGATGTTTTAATCACTACGTCAGAAATTGCTGAAAAAATTATTACTCTAAAATTTAGTGATGCAATGA
The Ferruginibacter albus DNA segment above includes these coding regions:
- a CDS encoding endonuclease NucS domain-containing protein, with translation MTEIIINEDTLEQLIQKLQSFVWTGQSKQEIDLMRQDFAQTYDTAKLNSLTKEDYFAGLGRKQGCLAYDLEWGTKPLGSIKGGSKYKYGYETDFSKIKSLLQKVISVDASNAYKPDGKLSNDLENIISLSKEINGFKTGRTVIPKLLSIYFPNIFLPIFNDQDRFLNFLLVSGLDTENTGLALYFEYNFKLLKIKSRVEEIASRTLGNFEFARLLYYTFPKEQDEEIEGQPTILPVVQEEQKFEALEVQHYQTLLHRNMPRLFPKLKYFDEEQQMQKNGQYDTQVVGIMDMLTIDEKGDFVIIEIKRKAKDLSIGQILRYMGWTKEELRKNGQSVRGLIVAESKDVNLEFALKVVPDVKFLKLGLSITLVEQ